CGGGATCGTTGCAGGATGGCGTCAGCGCCGATTCCGCACGAAGCGGCAGGGTAGCCAGCGTCAGCCCCGCGCCGGCGCCCGCCAGAAGCCAGCGCCGTCGAACGCCCCGAATCTGATCGTCCGTCATCTTGCCTCCTTTCGGCGATGCCCGCGGCTTTCCGGCGCGGTGACGCCGTTTCGATGCCGGTGGCCCGCCCCAACAACAATCGTCAAGATGAAACCGCGCACACGGCGCGGCAGCCTACCAGGCATATTTGACGCTACAGCCATATGCCCTGGTGACCGGATTGGAGACTGGCTTGCCTGCCGCCAACTCGTTCAGCGCCACGGTGACGTAATTTGTCGCCTTCGGGATATCGGATTGACGCGCGGAAGGAATACTGTCGATCCCGCCCATGTATTTCAGGACTCCGTCAGGATCCACGATATACATATGGGGCGTGGTGCGTGCGCCGTACATCCGGCCGATCTCGCCCTTCGGATCGAGGATGATCTCGGTCGGGTTCGCGTCATGCTGTTTCACGATATCCATCGCTTCGGCCGCTTCGACGTAGCCTTCCTCCCCCGGTGCGGAGGAGATTACCGTCAGCCAGACGGCGCCCTTGGCCAGCGCGTCCCGCTGGGTCTGCTGCATATTGCCGGCGCCGTAATGTTTGCGGACATAGGGGCATTCATGGCTGGTCCATTCCAGAACAACCGTTTTGCCCCGATATGCGTCCAGCGAGATCGTCCGGCCGCTGGCCGCGACGCCTTCAAAACCCGGCGCCGGCGCATCGACCTTCGC
This portion of the Alphaproteobacteria bacterium genome encodes:
- a CDS encoding redoxin domain-containing protein, whose protein sequence is MKLLNRRIMLGLAVAVAAVFTSGTGQAAGTAKVDAPAPGFEGVAASGRTISLDAYRGKTVVLEWTSHECPYVRKHYGAGNMQQTQRDALAKGAVWLTVISSAPGEEGYVEAAEAMDIVKQHDANPTEIILDPKGEIGRMYGARTTPHMYIVDPDGVLKYMGGIDSIPSARQSDIPKATNYVTVALNELAAGKPVSNPVTRAYGCSVKYAW